A DNA window from Mycobacterium sp. IDR2000157661 contains the following coding sequences:
- a CDS encoding protein kinase domain-containing protein, whose translation MSSVSAHPQADPLAGVVLDGRYRVDALIATGGMSAVYRGLDLRLDRPVALKIMDSRYAGDSLFLTRFQREARAVARLTSPGLVSVYDQGGGEIGGQPPFLVMELIEGGTLRELLRERGPMPPHAAAAVLAPVLRGLAVAHHAGLVHRDIKPENVLISTEGDVKIADFGLVRAVAEAKITSTSVILGTAAYLSPEQVRDGTADPRSDVYAVGILTYELLTGTTPFTGDSALAVAYQRMDHDVPAPGTVIPGVPALFDDLVLHATARDPAARYADASQMADDLDEIVDALGLPPFRVPAPRRPTHSGPGTALAGPPSAAPQAQQPRGRTRALDRADWAHNEPEYPPPATQFAGIDLDEFHWARQRGKRALLFWTVAVLTLTGVIAAAAWTVGSNLGNLI comes from the coding sequence ATGTCTTCGGTGAGCGCCCACCCGCAAGCCGACCCGCTCGCCGGGGTCGTCTTGGACGGTCGGTACCGCGTGGACGCCTTGATCGCCACCGGTGGCATGTCGGCGGTCTACCGCGGACTCGATCTGCGGCTGGATCGGCCGGTGGCACTGAAGATCATGGATTCCCGCTATGCCGGTGACTCGCTGTTCCTGACGCGTTTTCAGCGCGAGGCGCGCGCCGTGGCCCGGTTGACGTCGCCGGGTCTGGTCTCGGTGTACGACCAGGGCGGCGGAGAAATCGGCGGCCAGCCCCCTTTTCTCGTGATGGAGCTGATCGAGGGCGGCACACTGCGCGAACTGCTGCGCGAGCGCGGCCCGATGCCGCCGCACGCGGCGGCCGCGGTGCTCGCCCCGGTCCTGCGCGGGCTGGCCGTGGCGCATCACGCCGGGCTGGTGCACCGCGACATCAAGCCCGAGAACGTCCTGATCTCGACCGAGGGCGACGTCAAGATCGCCGACTTCGGCCTGGTGCGTGCGGTCGCCGAAGCCAAGATCACCTCCACCAGCGTGATCCTGGGGACGGCGGCGTACCTGTCACCCGAGCAGGTCAGGGATGGGACCGCCGATCCCCGCAGCGACGTCTACGCGGTCGGCATCCTCACCTACGAGCTGCTCACCGGCACCACCCCGTTCACCGGCGACAGTGCGCTCGCTGTGGCCTACCAGCGGATGGACCACGACGTGCCCGCCCCCGGCACGGTGATCCCCGGCGTGCCTGCGCTGTTCGACGATCTGGTGCTGCACGCCACCGCGCGCGACCCGGCCGCGCGCTATGCCGACGCGTCACAGATGGCCGACGACCTCGACGAGATCGTCGACGCACTCGGCCTGCCGCCGTTCCGGGTGCCGGCACCCCGTCGCCCGACCCACAGCGGGCCGGGGACAGCGTTGGCCGGGCCGCCGTCGGCTGCGCCCCAAGCCCAGCAGCCCCGCGGTCGGACCCGGGCACTCGACCGTGCCGACTGGGCGCACAACGAACCCGAATACCCGCCGCCGGCAACGCAGTTCGCGGGCATCGACCTCGATGAGTTTCACTGGGCGCGGCAACGCGGCAAGCGCGCGCTGCTGTTCTGGACGGTGGCCGTGCTGACGCTGACGGGTGTGATCGCCGCAGCGGCGTGGACCGTCGGCAGCAACCTCGGCAACCTCATCTGA
- a CDS encoding Rv2175c family DNA-binding protein codes for MSSIPAAEDVLDPAEDVYDLPTVADLLGVPVTKVHQQLREGHLLGVRRGGAVVVPKVFFDDSGHVVKSLPGLLMVLHDGGYRNTEIARWLFTPDPSLTIRRDGMTDKQANARPVDALHSHQAREVVRRAQALAC; via the coding sequence GTGAGCAGCATTCCGGCCGCCGAGGATGTTCTGGATCCCGCCGAGGACGTCTACGACCTGCCCACCGTCGCCGATCTGCTCGGCGTCCCGGTCACCAAGGTCCACCAGCAGCTACGCGAGGGGCACCTGCTCGGTGTGCGCCGCGGCGGCGCGGTGGTGGTGCCGAAGGTCTTCTTCGACGACAGCGGCCACGTGGTCAAGAGCCTGCCCGGACTGTTGATGGTGTTGCACGACGGGGGCTATCGCAACACCGAGATCGCGCGCTGGCTGTTCACCCCGGATCCCTCGCTGACCATCCGCCGCGACGGCATGACGGACAAGCAGGCTAATGCTCGGCCGGTTGATGCGCTTCACTCGCATCAGGCCCGTGAGGTGGTGCGCCGGGCTCAGGCTCTCGCCTGTTGA
- a CDS encoding alpha-(1->6)-mannopyranosyltransferase A, which yields MTTSTPTRSSGSGLSQHFSRLVTFATSPQAKPARLGFLGAVLITAGGLGAGSTRLHDPVLESLHLSWLRFGHGLVLSSVLLWGGVALMLAAWLWLGRRVIDRTATEYTMVATTGFWLTPLLLSVPLFSRDTYSYLAQGALLRDGFDPYAVGPIDNPNSLLDNVSPIWTTTTAPYGPGFILVAKFVTMLVGNDVVAGTMLLRLCMLPGLVLLIWAAPRVARHVGADGATALWICVLNPLVIIHLMGGVHNEMLMVGLMMAGIALTFAGRHVWGVGLIAAAVAVKATGGLALPFMVWVWARDLRTRRGFGPVKAFAIATAASALIFAAVFAVLSLAAGVGLGWLTALAGSVKIINWLTIPTAASNLINVFGGLFLPVNFYAVLDVARIVGIAVIAVSLPLLWWRFRHTDREALLGIALLMGVIVLFVPAALPWYYTWPLAVVAALAQSRRAIAVIAGLSTWITVIWKPDGAHGMYSWGHVLLATAFGVVAWYSLRRAAADEPRQRAVNRREPEPGAPPHGPDASEAHQPAEH from the coding sequence ATGACCACTTCCACGCCGACACGATCGTCCGGAAGCGGGCTTTCCCAACACTTTTCCCGGCTCGTCACGTTCGCGACGTCGCCGCAGGCCAAGCCGGCCCGCCTCGGGTTTCTCGGTGCCGTACTGATCACCGCGGGCGGCCTGGGGGCGGGTAGCACGCGACTGCACGACCCGGTGCTGGAGTCGCTGCACCTGTCCTGGCTGCGGTTCGGCCACGGCCTGGTGCTGTCGTCGGTGCTGTTGTGGGGCGGAGTAGCGCTGATGCTGGCCGCGTGGCTGTGGCTGGGCCGCCGGGTCATCGACCGCACGGCGACCGAGTACACCATGGTCGCGACCACCGGGTTCTGGCTGACACCGCTGCTGCTGAGCGTGCCGCTGTTCAGCCGCGACACCTACTCCTACCTGGCGCAGGGCGCACTGCTGCGGGACGGCTTCGACCCGTATGCGGTGGGCCCGATCGACAACCCGAACTCGTTGCTGGACAACGTCAGTCCGATCTGGACGACGACCACCGCCCCTTACGGTCCCGGCTTCATCCTGGTCGCAAAGTTCGTCACGATGCTGGTGGGCAACGACGTGGTCGCGGGCACGATGCTGCTGCGGCTGTGCATGCTGCCGGGCCTCGTCCTGTTGATCTGGGCCGCCCCGCGGGTCGCCAGGCACGTCGGCGCCGACGGGGCGACGGCCCTGTGGATCTGCGTGCTCAACCCGCTGGTGATCATCCACCTGATGGGCGGCGTGCACAACGAGATGCTCATGGTCGGGCTCATGATGGCGGGCATCGCGCTGACCTTCGCAGGCCGCCACGTATGGGGCGTCGGCCTGATCGCGGCGGCGGTCGCCGTGAAAGCCACCGGCGGGCTTGCCCTTCCGTTCATGGTGTGGGTGTGGGCTCGCGATCTGCGCACCAGGCGCGGGTTCGGGCCGGTCAAGGCGTTTGCGATCGCCACAGCCGCGTCGGCGCTGATCTTCGCCGCGGTGTTCGCGGTGCTCTCGCTGGCCGCCGGTGTCGGGCTGGGCTGGCTGACCGCACTGGCCGGATCGGTGAAGATCATCAACTGGCTGACGATCCCCACTGCGGCGTCGAATCTCATCAACGTGTTCGGCGGGCTGTTCCTGCCGGTGAACTTCTATGCAGTGCTCGACGTCGCCAGGATCGTCGGCATCGCGGTCATCGCGGTGTCGCTTCCGCTGCTGTGGTGGCGGTTTCGGCACACCGACCGCGAAGCCCTGCTGGGAATCGCGCTCCTGATGGGCGTCATCGTGCTGTTCGTGCCCGCGGCGTTGCCGTGGTACTACACCTGGCCGCTGGCGGTGGTCGCGGCGCTGGCGCAGAGCCGCAGGGCGATCGCGGTGATCGCCGGACTGTCGACCTGGATCACCGTGATCTGGAAACCCGACGGGGCGCACGGGATGTACTCGTGGGGCCACGTGCTGCTGGCGACGGCGTTCGGGGTGGTGGCGTGGTATTCGCTGCGACGCGCCGCGGCCGACGAGCCACGACAGCGGGCGGTCAACAGGCGAGAGCCTGAGCCCGGCGCACCACCTCACGGGCCTGATGCGAGTGAAGCGCATCAACCGGCCGAGCATTAG
- the idsA2 gene encoding bifunctional (2E,6E)-farnesyl/geranyl diphosphate synthase, translating into MHAAAPSAVELVSAVTAHLRDYLRDRRGDCAYMGAEYAELTAALEEFVLRGGKRLRPLFAYWGWRAVADEAEDPLDPNVLRLISALELLHACALVHDDVIDASATRRGLPTVHRLFAERHRTQDWHGSADQFGLSAAILLGDLALVWADDIVAAAGLPVDAQRRVQRVWAAIRTEVLGGQYLDIVAESSGADSVASAMTVNIYKTASYTITRPLQLGAAAAADRPEVADAFHEVGTNLGVAFQLRDDVLGVFGDPAVTGKPSGDDLRSGKRTVLLAEAVERAEKTDPVAAKLLRTSIGSELSDAQVKEVCQAIESVGALAAVEARIHELSRRALDILAAAPIAPEARTGLTELARLAANRSA; encoded by the coding sequence GTGCATGCAGCGGCACCGTCAGCCGTCGAGCTGGTCAGCGCCGTCACCGCGCACTTGCGTGACTACCTGCGCGATCGCCGCGGCGACTGTGCCTACATGGGCGCCGAGTACGCCGAACTCACCGCGGCTCTCGAGGAGTTCGTGCTGCGCGGCGGCAAGCGGCTGCGCCCGCTGTTCGCTTACTGGGGGTGGCGGGCCGTCGCCGACGAAGCCGAGGATCCGCTCGACCCGAACGTGCTGCGGCTGATCTCGGCGCTGGAGCTGCTGCACGCCTGCGCACTGGTGCACGACGACGTGATCGACGCGTCGGCGACCCGCCGCGGGTTGCCCACGGTGCACCGCCTGTTCGCCGAGCGGCACCGCACCCAAGACTGGCACGGCTCCGCCGACCAGTTCGGGCTCTCGGCGGCGATCCTGCTCGGCGACCTGGCGCTGGTTTGGGCCGACGACATCGTCGCCGCGGCCGGTCTCCCGGTCGACGCGCAGCGTCGCGTGCAGCGGGTCTGGGCCGCCATCCGCACCGAGGTGCTCGGCGGCCAGTATCTGGACATCGTCGCCGAATCCAGCGGCGCGGACTCGGTCGCGTCGGCCATGACCGTAAACATCTACAAGACCGCCTCCTATACGATCACGCGCCCGCTGCAGCTGGGCGCCGCCGCGGCGGCCGACCGGCCCGAGGTCGCCGACGCCTTCCACGAGGTGGGCACCAATCTGGGGGTGGCGTTCCAGCTTCGCGACGACGTGCTCGGGGTGTTCGGTGACCCGGCGGTGACCGGTAAGCCCTCGGGCGACGACCTGCGCTCGGGCAAGCGCACCGTCCTGCTCGCCGAGGCCGTCGAGCGGGCCGAGAAGACCGATCCGGTGGCGGCCAAGCTGCTGCGCACATCGATCGGCTCGGAGCTGTCCGACGCCCAGGTCAAAGAGGTCTGCCAGGCGATCGAGTCGGTCGGTGCGCTGGCCGCGGTGGAGGCGCGTATCCACGAGCTCAGCCGCCGGGCCCTCGACATCCTCGCCGCCGCCCCGATCGCCCCCGAGGCCAGGACCGGGCTGACCGAGCTCGCCCGGTTGGCCGCGAACCGGTCCGCATAG
- a CDS encoding LppM family (lipo)protein: protein MPARHKRSRTRLLALVLLLLIVLPTAVGCVRVRASITVSPDDRVSGQIVAAAIPRNADDKGPQLLNSLPFANKVAVSDYSRDDYVGSQAVFSDLTFAELPQLANMNRDAAGVDLSLRRAGDLVILEGRVDLTSLSDPEADVSLTVSFPGEVTSTNGDQVSAEIVEWKLRPGVVSTMNAQARYTDPSARSFTGAAIWLGIGSFVVAGIIGVLAYLNRDQSPRVGSSRD, encoded by the coding sequence AGCAGAACGCGGTTGCTCGCGCTCGTGCTGCTCCTGCTCATCGTCCTGCCGACGGCGGTCGGATGTGTGCGGGTGCGCGCGTCGATCACGGTGTCGCCGGATGACCGGGTGTCCGGCCAGATCGTCGCGGCCGCCATCCCGCGCAACGCCGACGACAAGGGCCCGCAGCTGCTCAACAGCCTGCCGTTCGCCAACAAGGTCGCGGTCTCGGACTACAGCCGCGACGACTACGTCGGCTCGCAGGCGGTGTTCTCCGACCTGACCTTCGCCGAACTGCCGCAGCTGGCCAACATGAACCGCGATGCCGCCGGAGTGGACCTGTCGCTGCGTCGCGCGGGCGACCTGGTGATCCTCGAGGGGCGCGTCGACCTGACGTCGCTGTCGGATCCTGAAGCCGACGTGTCGCTGACGGTGTCCTTCCCCGGCGAGGTGACGTCGACCAACGGCGACCAGGTCTCGGCCGAGATCGTCGAGTGGAAGCTGCGCCCGGGCGTGGTCAGCACCATGAACGCGCAGGCGCGCTACACCGACCCCAGCGCCCGCTCCTTCACCGGCGCCGCGATCTGGTTGGGCATCGGCTCCTTCGTGGTGGCAGGCATCATCGGCGTGCTGGCCTACCTGAACCGCGACCAGTCGCCGCGCGTCGGCAGCTCCCGTGATTAG